A single region of the Gemmata palustris genome encodes:
- a CDS encoding DUF4381 domain-containing protein produces the protein MADTDPGSLDRLHDIAVPPPVSWWPLAPGWYVVAGVALVLFGVGVWAAVDRWRRNRYRRDALRELDLIAHQAPVAVIEIAELLKRTALAAFPRERVASLTGAAWLGFLDATGGTDAFTSGDGRLLGDAIYQRARPGAAPDVPKLAAVVRHWITHHRC, from the coding sequence GTGGCTGATACTGATCCGGGCAGCCTTGATCGACTACACGACATCGCCGTTCCGCCTCCGGTGTCGTGGTGGCCCCTCGCACCGGGGTGGTACGTGGTCGCGGGGGTCGCACTGGTGTTATTCGGTGTCGGCGTGTGGGCCGCGGTGGATCGCTGGCGCCGCAATCGATACCGCCGCGACGCGCTACGAGAACTCGACCTGATCGCGCACCAAGCGCCCGTAGCTGTAATCGAGATCGCAGAGCTGTTGAAGCGGACGGCGCTCGCGGCGTTCCCGCGCGAGCGCGTCGCGTCACTCACGGGCGCGGCGTGGCTCGGGTTCCTCGACGCGACCGGTGGAACGGACGCTTTCACCAGCGGCGACGGGCGGCTCTTGGGGGACGCGATCTACCAGCGCGCGCGGCCGGGCGCAGCGCCCGATGTTCCGAAACTCGCGGCCGTCGTTCGACACTGGATCACGCACCACCGATGCTGA